The window TACGTTTTTTCTTATTAGCTGGTGAATAAATTCGCTAGCTAATAAGAAAAAAGCTCCTAAATGTATTTCCTCAAAAATCAATTTTCAGAACACAATAAATAATCTGTTTTACCAATAGTTGACACCCAAAACACTTTTATTCAATTCTTATTTTTCGGTGTAAAAGTCTACTGCGTCAACACTTTTAATGATAGCAACGCCTAGTTTTATATGTTTTTGATGCTCAGGCGAAGCACCGTATTGAGCCAACTCTTTTTCAGACACAAAACTGGATACATACACATGCTTAATCTCTTTGTTATGTTGATTGATAGGCACAACTCCCCATTCATAGCCTTTTACTTCTTTTCTTTTGAGGGCTAAGTTTTTGAAAGATTGGTCAACTTCTTTGATTTCTTTCAAAGTTGCTCCCTGTTTGAAAGTTATCGTAACTATGTGTTTCAATATTTTTGGAGCATCAGACTGGGCTTTAAGACAAAAGACACTACTAACGAGCATAATTGTAATAGCCCAAAGGGTTATTTTCTTTTTCATAAGATTGGTAAAGGAAAAGGTTATAAACTTCTAAAGTTACTTTTTATCCAATCAAGATAACTGGGTTTTTAAACTTTTGTACTAACTAATCAATAAGTTGTGTAAATAGTCTTTAAAATCTGATAATTATTCAAGCTTGATTCCTTATTCATTACTTTTAAGGATACAATGACCAATCACTCACTCCAACAAAACAGCTATTCACGCTACAAATTATACGCT is drawn from Flectobacillus major DSM 103 and contains these coding sequences:
- a CDS encoding Dabb family protein, whose product is MKKKITLWAITIMLVSSVFCLKAQSDAPKILKHIVTITFKQGATLKEIKEVDQSFKNLALKRKEVKGYEWGVVPINQHNKEIKHVYVSSFVSEKELAQYGASPEHQKHIKLGVAIIKSVDAVDFYTEK